The Zootoca vivipara chromosome 16, rZooViv1.1, whole genome shotgun sequence genome has a segment encoding these proteins:
- the LOC118075311 gene encoding olfactory receptor 10T2-like, whose translation MGRRNQTVVTEFILAGFSNFPDLQVPLFLVFSLIYLVTLMANIIIITTIRLDRSLHIPMYFFLCILSFSEICYSLVIIPNMLANFLREKKTISFIGCATQMCLFLGFACTNCMLLAVMGYDRYVSICKPLRYPILMNQGLCTKLVACSATTGFLFSTTETIIIFTLPFCGPNKLKHFLCDLAPLLELACGRNYIGEIVIFIICVLVVICAFLFILLSYILIANTVLKIPTTAGKRKAFSTCASHLIVVVVHFGCAGIIYLGPKSSYTLDETTFITVSYTMVTPLLNPLVYSLRNKDVQIALKKSLGKISCTQRI comes from the coding sequence ATGGGAAGAAGAAATCAAACAGTGGTGACAGAATTTATCCTTGCTGGGTTTTCCAATTTCCCTGACCTGCAGGTTCCATTGTTTCTGGTCTTCTCTCTAATTTACCTGGTAACTTTGATGGCAAATATAATCATCATCACTACGATACGGCTTGACCGCAGCCTCCACatccccatgtacttcttcctctgCATCCTCTCCTTCTCAGAAATCTGCTACTCCCTTGTCATTATCCCCAATATGCTTGCAAATTTTCTAAGAGAGAAGAAGACCATTTCCTTCATTGGCTGTGCTACTCAGATGTGCCTTTTCCTGGGCTTTGCATGCACAAATTGTATGCTTCTAGCAGTGATGGGGTATGACCGATATGTCTCCATATGCAAACCTTTACGTTATCCGATTCTGATGAATCAAGGACTCTGCACCAAGCTGGTGGCgtgttcagcaacaactggattTCTTTTTTCCACCACAGAAACTATAATCATATTTACGTTGCCTTTCTGTGGGCCAAATAAACTTAAGCACTTCTTATGCGATTTAGCACCTTTGCTTGAATTAGCCTGCGGCCGAAACTACATAGGAGAAATTGTCATTTTCATTATTTGTGTTTTGGTTGTAATTTGTGCATTCCTGTTCATCCTTCTCTCATACATTTTAATTGCAAACACTGTCTTGAAAATCCCCACAACGGCTGGGAAAcgaaaagccttttccacttgtgCCTCCCATCTTATTGTGGTCGTAGTGCACTTTGGGTGTGCTGGCATTATCTATTTAGGGCCGAAATCCAGTTACACGCTAGATGAGACTACTTTTATTACTGTCTCTTACACAATGGTGACTCCCTTGTTGAACCCCTTGGTGTACAGCCTGAGAAACAAAGATGTCCAAATAGCGCTTAAGAAATCGCTTGGCAAAATCTCCTGCACCCAAAGAATATGA